The following coding sequences lie in one Apium graveolens cultivar Ventura chromosome 1, ASM990537v1, whole genome shotgun sequence genomic window:
- the LOC141713416 gene encoding uncharacterized protein LOC141713416, whose product MQPREPKQEPDWTPLNMTREEILKEVKDKPFYYPLKPMQTPPESRPYNRKCDYHETHGHKTENCLSLKYFIKDQVKKENMKKYLVRDNNRREAQKRGKNVVNVVLGGSHSPPRSPDFREEVLSIQSLPDLVISFSSKDYEGVNLNHNAALVVTLDIFDNEVRRMLIDNSSSLNILFKHTVDRMQLGSVRSNECREDLLYGFRHNLALIQGTLYMPVIFGTAPDQVTHVIKFYVINVPSSYNGIIGRSAPTMMQAITSISHLKIKFPTPTGVREIKGDYGVVETCYTQGLVMAETHQDNKKKATVLRKQ is encoded by the coding sequence ATGCAACCCCGGGAGCCGAAGCAGGAGCCAGACTGGACTCCTCTAAACATGACCCGGGAGGAAATCTTGAAAGAGGTAAAAGACAAACCTTTTTATTATCCTCTAAAAccaatgcaaactcctccggAAAGCAGGCCTTACAATAGAAAGTGTGATTATCATGAGACCCATGGCCACAAAACTGAGAACtgcttatcactcaagtacttcattaAGGACCAGGTGAAGAAAGAAAACATGAAAAAGTACTTAGTCCGGGACAACAACAGGAGGGAAGCACAGAAGAGAGGAAAGAATGTAGTCAATGTAGTCCTAGGAGGCTCCCACTCCCCACCTCGGAGCCCGGACTTCCGTGAAGAAGTGCTCTCAATCCAGTCACTCCCAGACCTAGTGATATCCTTCAGCAGTAAGGACTACGAAGGAGTCAACCTGAATCACAATGCAGCTTTGGTTGTCACTCTGgacatctttgataatgaagtaagGAGAATGCTCATAGACAATAGTTCCTCAttaaatattctcttcaagcacacagtggaTCGAATGCAGTTAGGAAGCGTCCGCTCAAACGAGTGTCGGGAGGACCTACTCTATGGGTTCAGACACAACTTAGCCCTAATACAAGGAACTTTATATATGCCAGTCATTTTTGGAACTGCTCCTGACCAGGTAACTCATGTAATCAAGTTTTATGTGATCAACGTTCCTTCATCATACAACGGGATCATTGGCAGATCAGCTCCAACaatgatgcaagcaataacttcaatctcccatctcaaaATCAAGTTCCCAACCCCGACAGGAGTCAGGGAGATAAAAGGAGATTATGGAGTTGTTGAAACATGCTACACCCAGGGGTTAGTCATGGCAGAAACCCATCAAGACAACAAAAAAAAGGCAACAGTTCTTCGCAAACAATAA